A stretch of DNA from Gimesia sp.:
CCCTGATTTAAAACGGACCGAGTTCGGTATTGTCGGCGAGTGAGCCGAAGAACTCATCTGTGGCGGATTCCCAGTCGGCAAGGTAGCGAACGCCGGACGCCAGTGTTTCCTGCATCAGACCGTTGGTGTCATGCTCATAGCCGAGCAGGTGACCGAGTTCATGCAGGATCACGGTGCGGAGATCG
This window harbors:
- a CDS encoding matrixin family metalloprotease, with product GYGWFIDTTPAEHSEFSPASDLTLIALPDSEAASLIDLRTVILHELGHLLGYEHDTNGLMQETLASGVRYLADWESATDEFFGSLADNTELGPF